TTTTTTTATGCTCTCGATGTCTGTCGCAAAGGAAATTCTAAAGTATCCCTCCATGCCAAAGCCCACACCTGGCACGGTCGCTACGTTCGCCTCTTCAAGCATTTTTTTGCAAAATCTAAGCGAGTCACTATCTACATCTTTGCATTTTACAAATAGATAAAACGCGCCATCAGGCTTAACTACGCTTAGCCCAGGGATGGCATTTATCATCTCAACTGCCACGTCGCGTCTTCTCTCATACTCTTTTCTCATGTTTTCGATATCGTCGTCGGTTTCTCCAAGAAGTGATGGGATAGCACCTATTTGCACGATCGAGCTAATGTTGCTTGTGCTTTGGCTTTGAAGCTTTTTGATGCCAGCAATTAGCCAGTCCATCGAGCTTGCTATATAGCCAAATCTCCAGCCAGGCATCGCGCCACACTTGCTTAGTCCATTTATCGTGACTGTTCTTTTGAAAAGATCCTCGCTCACTGAGGCTACTGCGTGAAATTCTTTGCCGTAGATCACTTTTTCATAAATTTCATCGCTTGTAATGATGATGTCAGTGCCCTTTAAAACCTCGCCAAATGCCGCGATCTCCTCTTTTGTATAGACAGCTCCAGTTGGATTTGTCGGGTGATTTAGTGAAAATACTTTTGTTTTTGGTGTGATCGCTTTTTTTAGCTGCTCGGCTGTGACTTTGAAATTTGTGCTCTCGTCTGCCTCAATAAAGACAGGCACGCCACCA
This genomic interval from Campylobacter concisus contains the following:
- a CDS encoding pyridoxal phosphate-dependent aminotransferase, coding for MQLANRMQTLSESITIAISTKAKEMKAAGIDVISLSAGEPDFMTPKKIRETVKNALDNDSKSGKYTPVPGLPEVIDAIRAKLKRDNGLDYKANQIVTNIGAKHSLFNVFQALINPGDEVIIPSPYWVSYPEIVKFCGGVPVFIEADESTNFKVTAEQLKKAITPKTKVFSLNHPTNPTGAVYTKEEIAAFGEVLKGTDIIITSDEIYEKVIYGKEFHAVASVSEDLFKRTVTINGLSKCGAMPGWRFGYIASSMDWLIAGIKKLQSQSTSNISSIVQIGAIPSLLGETDDDIENMRKEYERRRDVAVEMINAIPGLSVVKPDGAFYLFVKCKDVDSDSLRFCKKMLEEANVATVPGVGFGMEGYFRISFATDIESIKKAIERIENFVKSYKI